The Anticarsia gemmatalis isolate Benzon Research Colony breed Stoneville strain chromosome 29, ilAntGemm2 primary, whole genome shotgun sequence genome window below encodes:
- the LOC142985043 gene encoding histone H4, which translates to MTGRGKGGKGLGKGGAKRHRKVLRDNIQGITKPAIRRLARRGGVKRISGLIYEETRGVLKVFLENVIRDAVTYTEHAKRKTVTAMDVVYALKRQGRTLYGFGG; encoded by the coding sequence ATGACCGGCCGCGGAAAGGGAGGAAAAGGTCTGGGAAagggaggagccaagcgccacAGGAAAGTGCTTCGCGATAACATCCAGGGTATCACGAAGCCCGCCATCCGTCGTCTCGCGCGCAGAGGCGGCGTCAAGCGTATCTCCGGTCTTATTTACGAGGAGACTCGCGGTGTGCTGAAGGTGTTCCTCGAGAACGTGATCCGCGACGCCGTCACATACACCGAGCACGCCAAGAGGAAGACCGTCACCGCCATGGACGTCGTCTacgcgctgaaacgtcaaggcCGCACCCTGTACGGTTTCGGCGGTTAA
- the LOC142985018 gene encoding uncharacterized protein LOC142985018: MADTAVAAEAPAPATPAKKQARQAGGAKKPKAKPTHPKTSEMVNNAIKEMKERSGSSLQAIKKYIAAQYKVDAEKLAPFIRKYLKSAVESGALIQTKGKGASGSFKLESKSAAAKKPSASAGAGKAAAGKGAAAASKAGKKATASAAGAKSKKATAASASASASPSKAKASAAAKDKKAAAAAKKKPAAKKAAAPAKAKGGAAPKAKKTAKPPTKKPKAPKPKKAAATPKSKPAAKKAAAAKK; encoded by the coding sequence atggCCGATACAGCAGTCGCCGCCGAAGCTCCCGCTCCCGCTACACCAGCAAAGAAACAGGCAAGACAGGCGGGCGGCGCTAAGAAACCTAAGGCGAAGCCTACGCACCCGAAGACGTCCGAGATGGTGAACAACGCTATCAAGGAGATGAAGGAGCGCAGCGGATCCTCGCTGCAGGCGATCAAGAAGTACATCGCCGCTCAGTACAAGGTAGACGCCGAGAAGTTGGCGCCGTTCATCAGAAAATACCTGAAGAGCGCCGTCGAGTCCGGCGCGCTCATCCAGACCAAGGGCAAGGGCGCGTCCGGTTCGTTCAAGCTAGAGTCCAAGTCGGCCGCCGCCAAGAAGCCGAGCGCGAGCGCCGGTGCGGGCAAGGCAGCCGCCGGCAAGGGTGCAGCGGCAGCGTCGAAGGCCGGCAAGAAGGcgaccgcctccgccgccggcgccAAGAGCAAGAAGGCCACAGCCGCGTCCGCGTCtgcctccgcatcgccgtccaaaGCCAAGGCTTCGGCCGCCGCGAAggacaagaaggccgccgccgccgcgaagaagaagcccgccgccaagaaggccgccgcgcccgccaaggCCAAGGGCGGCGCCGCACCCAAGGCTAAGAAGACCGCGAAGCCACCCACGAAGAAGCCGAAGGCGCCCAAgcccaagaaggccgccgctacGCCCAAGTCCAAGCCCGCCGCGAAGAAGGCAGCCGCAGCCAAGAAGTAA
- the LOC142985032 gene encoding histone H2A produces the protein MSGRGKGGKVKGKAKSRSNRAGLQFPVGRIHRLLRNGNYAERVGAGAPVYLAAVMEYLAAEVLELAGNAARDNKKTRIIPRHLQLAIRNDEELNKLLSGVTIAQGGVLPNIQAVLLPKKTEKKA, from the coding sequence ATGTCGGGCCGCGGCAAAGGTGGCAAAGTCAAGGGAAAGGCAAAGTCTCGCTCCAACCGTGCCGGTCTTCAGTTCCCCGTCGGTCGTATCCACAGGCTCCTGCGTAACGGCAATTACGCCGAGCGCGTCGGTGCCGGTGCACCAGTGTACCTGGCCGCCGTCATGGAGTACTTGGCCGCTGAGGTTCTCGAGTTGGCCGGCAACGCAGCGAGGGACAACAAGAAGACCAGGATCATTCCCCGTCACCTTCAGTTGGCCATCCGCAACGACGAGGAGTTGAACAAACTGCTCTCCGGCGTGACCATCGCCCAAGGCGGTGTCCTGCCGAACATCCAGGCGGTCCTGCTGCCCAAGAAGACCGAGAAGAAGGCTTAA
- the LOC142985036 gene encoding histone H2B, whose translation MPPKTSGKAAKKSGKAQKNISKTDKKKKKHKRKESYAIYIYKVLKQVHPDTGISSKAMSIMNSFVNDIFERIAAEASRLAHYNKRSTITSREVQTSVRLLLPGELAKHAVSEGTKAVTKYTSSK comes from the coding sequence ATGCCGCCCAAGACAAGTGGTAAGGCCGCCAAGAAATCCGGCAAGGCCCAAAAGAACATCTCCAAGaccgacaagaaaaagaagaagcacAAGAGGAAGGAGAGCTACGCCATCTACATCTACAAGGTGCTCAAGCAGGTCCACCCCGACACCGGTATCTCCTCGAAGGCTATGTCGATCATGAACTCTTTCGTTAACGACATCTTCGAACGCATCGCCGCCGAAGCGTCTCGTCTAGCCCACTACAACAAGAGGTCCACCATCACATCGAGGGAGGTGCAGACATCCGTGAGGCTCCTGCTGCCCGGTGAGCTCGCCAAGCACGCCGTCAGCGAGGGTACCAAAGCTGTCACCAAGTACACCAGCTCCAAGTGA
- the LOC142985025 gene encoding histone H3, whose amino-acid sequence MARTKQTARKSTGGKAPRKQLATKAARKSAPATGGVKKPHRYRPGTVALREIRRYQKSTELLIRKLPFQRLVREIAQDFKTDLRFQSSAVMALQEASEAYLVGLFEDTNLCAIHAKRVTIMPKDIQLARRIRGERA is encoded by the coding sequence ATGGCGCGTACCAAGCAGACCGCTCGCAAGTCCACCGGTGGTAAGGCACCGAGGAAGCAGCTCGCCACCAAGGCGGCCCGCAAGAGCGCACCGGCAACCGGTGGTGTCAAGAAGCCCCATCGTTACAGGCCCGGAACCGTAGCGCTCCGTGAGATTCGTCGTTACCAGAAGAGTACCGAGCTGTTGATCCGCAAGCTTCCGTTCCAGCGTTTGGTGCGTGAGATCGCTCAAGACTTCAAGACCGATCTCCGTTTCCAGAGCTCCGCTGTGATGGCCCTGCAGGAGGCCAGCGAGGCTTACCTCGTCGGTCTCTTCGAAGACACCAACCTTTGCGCCATCCACGCCAAGCGTGTCACCATCATGCCCAAGGATATACAGCTGGCGCGCAGGATCCGCGGAGAGCGCGCCTAA